From a region of the Methanolobus tindarius DSM 2278 genome:
- a CDS encoding ABC transporter permease family protein has product MPGWLTIAKWELMRSKLKFDTRSIIMLVISLILVIVASYAASQTGMSMNQKIYLVAFSQPEVQPIIQTDQRFDYMLVDRFEAAVYYEYGADMAIIGNNVYLSDTRKAASAGDALENTFIEYRELVLTSYNDINNSHPVWVTVHDLERPQDFQLAGSTDTLDELNRGYNRTAALDTVPGGREAASGSGSGRVRTGSSTISPEDIEALDAMEGKTFFEKQTLSTPSNFNPPVPFTAILYAFLFIFPIYFVSQFYSTSLMDERTNRKGELILIAPLRSRDVVIGKTVPYLVITMAIQAAITLYIIGVPSTLADLERVVLILAAILPVILLFFALSFYSAILSRSFKELTFASVFLSVVISGYLFFPAMFANIHAISSISPITLIVRLIEGEAVPMNTYLFSTLPFYLVAGAVYAFGTSIFREEDLFTQKSIGSKIIDCFEMFLTYRYGSVFFLSIIFIPVVYMTQLMLIVMLFNLPVPYSIIAMIILSALAEEIVKSIGIYTLFKRKISEITFKNAVKLSVLAGAGFFVGEKAVAVLTLAPIASSAFGTVMTMGALLLIPLLLHITTILISSLVMYWKGPDAYKYAVVAATIFHTIYNMTILRGLLF; this is encoded by the coding sequence ATGCCAGGCTGGTTAACTATCGCAAAATGGGAGTTGATGCGTTCAAAGCTCAAATTTGATACGCGCTCAATAATCATGCTCGTAATATCACTCATACTCGTAATAGTGGCATCCTACGCCGCATCACAAACCGGGATGAGCATGAACCAGAAAATATACCTTGTAGCTTTTTCGCAGCCAGAGGTGCAACCAATTATCCAGACAGACCAGCGCTTTGACTACATGCTTGTAGACAGGTTTGAGGCTGCCGTTTATTATGAATACGGAGCCGACATGGCAATTATAGGAAATAATGTCTACCTCAGCGACACAAGAAAAGCTGCATCTGCGGGTGACGCACTGGAAAACACATTCATAGAATACAGAGAACTTGTGCTCACATCATACAATGATATAAACAACAGTCACCCGGTCTGGGTCACAGTCCATGACCTTGAAAGGCCGCAGGACTTCCAGCTTGCAGGATCCACAGATACGCTGGATGAACTCAACAGAGGTTACAATAGAACAGCAGCGCTTGACACCGTCCCTGGTGGTCGTGAAGCTGCAAGCGGTAGTGGCAGCGGACGTGTAAGAACAGGTTCATCAACAATATCTCCCGAAGACATCGAAGCACTGGATGCCATGGAAGGAAAGACATTCTTTGAGAAGCAGACCCTCTCAACACCATCAAATTTCAATCCGCCTGTACCTTTTACAGCAATACTTTATGCATTCCTGTTCATATTCCCGATATATTTCGTTTCACAATTTTATTCTACAAGCCTGATGGATGAACGTACCAACCGCAAAGGTGAACTCATACTTATAGCACCGCTAAGAAGCAGGGATGTTGTTATTGGCAAAACAGTTCCATACCTTGTAATAACAATGGCAATACAGGCAGCTATAACTCTTTACATAATCGGAGTGCCATCAACACTTGCAGATCTGGAAAGAGTTGTTCTGATACTGGCTGCAATACTTCCGGTAATACTACTCTTCTTTGCACTCTCATTTTACAGTGCAATCCTTTCAAGAAGTTTCAAGGAACTTACTTTTGCAAGCGTTTTCCTTTCAGTCGTAATCTCAGGTTACCTGTTCTTCCCGGCAATGTTTGCAAACATTCACGCAATTAGTTCCATTTCCCCTATTACCCTAATAGTCAGGCTCATAGAGGGAGAAGCAGTACCCATGAATACATACCTGTTCTCAACATTACCGTTCTACCTTGTGGCAGGAGCAGTGTATGCATTTGGAACTTCAATTTTCAGGGAAGAGGATCTGTTCACCCAGAAATCAATCGGGTCAAAGATAATAGACTGCTTTGAGATGTTCCTTACATACCGTTACGGTTCTGTATTTTTCCTCAGCATAATCTTCATCCCGGTAGTATATATGACACAGCTCATGCTCATTGTCATGCTCTTCAACCTGCCGGTTCCGTATTCAATAATTGCAATGATAATCCTGTCAGCACTGGCTGAAGAGATAGTCAAATCCATTGGAATTTACACACTTTTCAAGAGAAAGATAAGCGAGATTACATTCAAAAATGCTGTTAAGCTTTCAGTACTTGCAGGTGCGGGATTCTTTGTGGGAGAAAAAGCTGTTGCAGTCCTTACACTTGCACCTATTGCAAGTTCAGCGTTCGGAACGGTAATGACAATGGGTGCATTACTGTTGATACCACTTCTCCTGCATATAACAACCATACTTATCAGCTCACTGGTAATGTACTGGAAAGGCCCGGATGCCTACAAATATGCAGTCGTAGCCGCAACAATATTCCATACCATATATAACATGACAATTCTAAGGGGGCTGTTATTCTGA
- a CDS encoding ABC transporter permease, translating into MKTVAKKEFKDLLTEKTFILAIIIQLFIASFSTFLVIGLTSFYDPTALGNVDFEGVNIGVVGTADDELYQILIENNVETYLYDDFIPAYGDFFDRKIDAIIVTPIGTAEGTDLLNVDIYLPKSEIKATVISLQLKESLEQYEQGVRDVRTQRLPGYSPIDFNIIKRGVRASSTFFEFVYVALLPLLVFTPAFISGGLVIDFITEEYERKTMDLLLASPASLLEIISGKAILAILVVPVQSFVWMLLLSMNRISIDNSLQILLVVTLIAGVLVFSSTIIAVFFKDRGVAQLLYSLVLIFLFMSSYLFTNSPLNLVTRLSINSIPVIESWTWTGIYLVLALLLYMATMFVIKKDPRNI; encoded by the coding sequence ATGAAAACTGTTGCAAAGAAGGAATTCAAAGACCTTCTTACAGAGAAAACTTTCATACTTGCTATTATAATCCAGCTTTTCATAGCATCGTTCTCAACCTTCCTCGTCATAGGCCTGACATCATTCTATGACCCAACAGCACTTGGAAATGTTGACTTTGAAGGAGTGAACATAGGAGTTGTCGGAACCGCAGATGATGAACTTTACCAGATACTTATAGAAAATAATGTGGAAACTTACCTATATGACGATTTCATTCCAGCCTACGGAGACTTCTTTGACCGGAAAATAGATGCAATCATAGTGACACCTATTGGAACAGCCGAAGGCACAGACCTTCTTAATGTTGATATATACCTGCCAAAATCAGAAATTAAAGCCACTGTCATATCTCTCCAGCTGAAGGAATCACTGGAACAATACGAACAGGGTGTCAGGGATGTCAGGACACAGAGACTTCCGGGATATTCACCCATAGATTTCAACATCATAAAGAGAGGAGTACGTGCTTCCTCAACATTCTTTGAATTCGTTTATGTGGCACTGCTTCCACTACTTGTATTCACACCTGCTTTTATCTCAGGTGGCCTTGTGATTGATTTCATAACAGAGGAATATGAACGCAAAACAATGGATTTGCTCCTCGCATCTCCTGCATCCTTGCTTGAGATTATAAGCGGCAAAGCCATACTTGCCATTCTTGTTGTACCGGTACAATCATTTGTATGGATGCTGCTCCTTTCTATGAACAGAATATCCATAGATAATTCACTCCAGATTTTGCTGGTGGTCACTCTGATAGCAGGAGTGCTGGTATTCTCAAGTACAATAATTGCAGTGTTCTTCAAAGACAGGGGGGTAGCACAGCTGCTGTACTCACTTGTGTTGATATTCCTGTTCATGTCGTCGTACCTGTTCACAAATTCCCCGCTCAACCTTGTAACAAGACTTTCTATCAATAGCATTCCTGTAATTGAAAGCTGGACATGGACTGGTATTTACCTTGTTCTGGCGC
- a CDS encoding mechanosensitive ion channel family protein, which produces MADILSQTIPYTDITVASIVFALVVLVAGIVIAGVLSGTFRKGLKKTKLPELIIEFLVRFLRALLYVGVLLAVVSALGVNISSVVVGLSAVIGLVLGFGMQDSLNNLAAGIWIASLRPLDKGEYVTVNGMSGTVHAVGIMATELLTPDNQFITLPNKLVWGSPIVNATRMPTRRVAVDVGVGYSTDVPKAVAIAMDVIKRDSRVLADPAPAVITTELADSSVNLQLRAWVNTSDFWGVKNDLTIAIHAEFGAQDIEIPFPQLDVHMYKN; this is translated from the coding sequence ATGGCAGATATTTTATCTCAGACAATTCCTTATACAGATATCACAGTGGCAAGTATTGTATTTGCTCTTGTGGTGCTTGTTGCCGGAATTGTTATTGCGGGAGTGCTTTCAGGTACGTTCCGCAAAGGATTGAAAAAGACAAAACTTCCTGAACTGATAATTGAATTCCTTGTGCGTTTCCTGCGCGCCCTGCTATATGTGGGTGTGTTACTGGCAGTAGTCAGCGCACTTGGAGTTAACATAAGTTCAGTCGTAGTCGGACTTTCAGCAGTTATCGGCTTAGTTCTTGGATTTGGTATGCAGGATTCTCTTAACAACCTGGCTGCAGGTATATGGATTGCTTCTCTCAGGCCGCTTGATAAAGGAGAATATGTTACAGTTAATGGTATGTCAGGTACGGTACATGCAGTGGGAATAATGGCAACAGAACTTCTCACACCTGATAACCAGTTCATAACCCTTCCTAACAAACTTGTGTGGGGAAGCCCTATTGTGAATGCAACCCGCATGCCCACCAGAAGAGTGGCTGTTGATGTGGGTGTAGGTTATTCCACAGATGTTCCTAAGGCAGTTGCAATTGCAATGGATGTTATTAAAAGAGATTCCCGTGTTTTGGCAGACCCGGCACCTGCAGTTATAACCACAGAACTTGCAGATTCATCAGTGAATCTACAACTTCGTGCATGGGTTAACACTTCAGACTTCTGGGGTGTAAAGAACGACCTCACAATAGCTATTCATGCAGAATTCGGTGCACAGGATATTGAGATTCCATTCCCTCAACTGGATGTGCACATGTATAAGAACTAA